From Onychostoma macrolepis isolate SWU-2019 chromosome 19, ASM1243209v1, whole genome shotgun sequence, a single genomic window includes:
- the shisa7b gene encoding protein shisa-6 isoform X1, whose product MPPAAILLFFLFGPVVSTVTITSERSSVNGGPVLLLLRGRGRKFPQPDARGKEAAAMAAEPEAAEVPPRPLPQIMLPRNVTADALKPPLGAAQVAPPPRRLVDVDVCQGYYDVMGQFDNTFNCTKGTYIYCCGTCHYRFCCEHQRSRLDQDSCTNYRSPDWAVTAGPITQPPVRHDPDFDPLQQQSNNTAYVIGGVISFTMAVAIGVKVAFHKLSRRPRNRDINMPRALVDILRHQSSPVQQGERNNSTVLTTATSSEGTLGRTSKNFYTPVLQSKDNRTGKHSFGQTGSSPKHTATIERVPRMNNTQLASTGTLLSSKHNNSGFHPSFSHSFHNLAQLPPSYETVMKPELNRYSSLKRLEKNLEEYSGYYTSKRRPDNAPPSFHSSQHHLPWGGDFTLGTRGTLPLNTSRTRIHMPTSTPNPYPLPQTQYNPTFDTMSKPPRRVMSQDQLLALGEGNTLSRLSKNQQHQYYKPMTTSKSSNTQTLRKSHERLLVSPDRLEERMMVDYSGMVPTMSRLTHHQKAQSQQNVCVTPSLDRHHMIKMNSHPTSGREQDHTVATMSSGHGAGTLGWGEVHGSGGGPGAMAHSARRMAFATKRQNTIEQLHFLPGGGGGGGAGGGGGQALRTGSKNEVTV is encoded by the exons ATGCCACCCGCTGCCATCTTGCTTTTCTTCCTGTTTGGCCCTGTGGTCTCCACAGTGACTATTACCTCGGAGCGCTCCTCCGTGAACGGGGGTCCGGTGCTGCTTCTGTTGCGAGGACGCGGCCGCAAGTTCCCTCAGCCCGATGCGAGGGGCAAGGAGGCAGCAGCCATGGCGGCAGAGCCAGAGGCAGCCGAGGTCCCTCCGAGACCCCTGCCGCAGATTATGCTACCCCGCAATGTGACGGCCGATGCCCTGAAGCCCCCGCTGGGCGCTGCACAGGTGGCCCCTCCTCCTCGGCGCCTGGTGGACGTGGACGTGTGTCAGGGCTACTACGATGTGATGGGACAGTTCGACAACACTTTCAACTGCACCAAGGGCACCTACATCTACTGCTGCGGCACCTGTCATTATCGCTTCTGCTGCGAGCACCAGCGTAGCCGTCTAGACCAAGACTCCTGCACTAATTACCGCTCACCCGACTGGGCCGTCACGGCGGGACCCATCACCCAGCCCCCGGTCCGACACGACCCAGATTTCGACCCACTGCAGCAACAGAGCAACAACACGGCTTACGTCATCGGGGGAGTCATCTCGTTTACCATGGCCGTGGCCATTGGGGTTAAAGTGGCCTTCCATAAACTGTCTCGACGACCGAGGAACAGAGACATCAACATGCCTAG aGCGCTGGTGGACATTCTGCGTCAccagtccagtccagtccagCAAGGAGAGAGGAACAACAGCACGGTCCTCACAACCGCCACTTCCAGTGAGGGAACACTGGGGCGTACGTCGAAAAACTTCTACACTCCCGTCCTCCAGAGCAAAGACAACCGGA CTGGGAAACACAGTTTTGGCCAGACTGGGTCCAGTCCTAAACACACAGCTACTATCG AGCGAGTTCCACGCATGAACAACACCCAGCTGGCCTCAACAGGAACACTGCTGTCCAGCAAGCACAATAATTCTGGATTTCACCCCTCCTTCTCTCACTCCTTCCACAACCTTGCCCAGCTACCACCATCATACGAGACCGTCATGAAACCAGAGCTCAACCGCTACAGCTCCCTCAAGAGACTAG AGAAAAACTTGGAGGAATATTCTGGATATTATACCTCCAAACGAAGGCCAGATAATGCTCCTCCCAGCTTTCACTCCTCCCAGCACCACCTTCCCTGGGGTGGTGACTTCACACTGGGTACCCGGGGTACCCTCCCGCTAAATACGTCCCGCACGCGTATCCACATGCCCACTTCCACCCCCAACCCCTACCCTCTACCCCAGACGCAGTACAACCCCACGTTCGACACGATGAGTAAACCACCTCGCCGGGTGATGTCCCAAGACCAGCTTCTGGCGCTGGGGGAGGGGAACACTCTCTCACGCCTCTCCAAGAACCAGCAGCATCAGTACTACAAACCCATGACCACCAGCAAGAGCTCCAACACCCAGACTTTACGCAAGTCTCATGAACGCCTCCTGGTCTCTCCAGACCGCCTGGAGGAGCGAATGATGGTTGATTACAGTGGGATGGTGCCCACCATGTCTCGTCTCACGCACCACCAGAAAGCGCAATCCCAGCAGAACGTGTGCGTGACGCCTTCGCTCGACCGCCATCACATGATAAAAATGAATTCGCACCCTACCTCCGGCCGCGAGCAAGACCACACGGTCGCCACCATGTCCTCCGGCCATGGGGCCGGGACTTTGGGATGGGGGGAGGTCCACGGCTCCGGAGGAGGACCCGGAGCGATGGCGCACAGTGCTCGCCGGATGGCCTTTGCGACGAAACGCCAGAACACCATCGAACAGCTGCATTTCCTTCCCGGAGGAGGTGGGGGAGGGGGCGCAGGGGGTGGTGGAGGTCAGGCGCTGAGGACGGGGAGCAAGAACGAAGTAACCGTGTGA
- the shisa7b gene encoding protein shisa-6 isoform X2: protein MPPAAILLFFLFGPVVSTVTITSERSSVNGGPVLLLLRGRGRKFPQPDARGKEAAAMAAEPEAAEVPPRPLPQIMLPRNVTADALKPPLGAAQVAPPPRRLVDVDVCQGYYDVMGQFDNTFNCTKGTYIYCCGTCHYRFCCEHQRSRLDQDSCTNYRSPDWAVTAGPITQPPVRHDPDFDPLQQQSNNTAYVIGGVISFTMAVAIGVKVAFHKLSRRPRNRDINMPRALVDILRHQSSPVQQGERNNSTVLTTATSSEGTLGRTSKNFYTPVLQSKDNRKRVPRMNNTQLASTGTLLSSKHNNSGFHPSFSHSFHNLAQLPPSYETVMKPELNRYSSLKRLEKNLEEYSGYYTSKRRPDNAPPSFHSSQHHLPWGGDFTLGTRGTLPLNTSRTRIHMPTSTPNPYPLPQTQYNPTFDTMSKPPRRVMSQDQLLALGEGNTLSRLSKNQQHQYYKPMTTSKSSNTQTLRKSHERLLVSPDRLEERMMVDYSGMVPTMSRLTHHQKAQSQQNVCVTPSLDRHHMIKMNSHPTSGREQDHTVATMSSGHGAGTLGWGEVHGSGGGPGAMAHSARRMAFATKRQNTIEQLHFLPGGGGGGGAGGGGGQALRTGSKNEVTV from the exons ATGCCACCCGCTGCCATCTTGCTTTTCTTCCTGTTTGGCCCTGTGGTCTCCACAGTGACTATTACCTCGGAGCGCTCCTCCGTGAACGGGGGTCCGGTGCTGCTTCTGTTGCGAGGACGCGGCCGCAAGTTCCCTCAGCCCGATGCGAGGGGCAAGGAGGCAGCAGCCATGGCGGCAGAGCCAGAGGCAGCCGAGGTCCCTCCGAGACCCCTGCCGCAGATTATGCTACCCCGCAATGTGACGGCCGATGCCCTGAAGCCCCCGCTGGGCGCTGCACAGGTGGCCCCTCCTCCTCGGCGCCTGGTGGACGTGGACGTGTGTCAGGGCTACTACGATGTGATGGGACAGTTCGACAACACTTTCAACTGCACCAAGGGCACCTACATCTACTGCTGCGGCACCTGTCATTATCGCTTCTGCTGCGAGCACCAGCGTAGCCGTCTAGACCAAGACTCCTGCACTAATTACCGCTCACCCGACTGGGCCGTCACGGCGGGACCCATCACCCAGCCCCCGGTCCGACACGACCCAGATTTCGACCCACTGCAGCAACAGAGCAACAACACGGCTTACGTCATCGGGGGAGTCATCTCGTTTACCATGGCCGTGGCCATTGGGGTTAAAGTGGCCTTCCATAAACTGTCTCGACGACCGAGGAACAGAGACATCAACATGCCTAG aGCGCTGGTGGACATTCTGCGTCAccagtccagtccagtccagCAAGGAGAGAGGAACAACAGCACGGTCCTCACAACCGCCACTTCCAGTGAGGGAACACTGGGGCGTACGTCGAAAAACTTCTACACTCCCGTCCTCCAGAGCAAAGACAACCGGA AGCGAGTTCCACGCATGAACAACACCCAGCTGGCCTCAACAGGAACACTGCTGTCCAGCAAGCACAATAATTCTGGATTTCACCCCTCCTTCTCTCACTCCTTCCACAACCTTGCCCAGCTACCACCATCATACGAGACCGTCATGAAACCAGAGCTCAACCGCTACAGCTCCCTCAAGAGACTAG AGAAAAACTTGGAGGAATATTCTGGATATTATACCTCCAAACGAAGGCCAGATAATGCTCCTCCCAGCTTTCACTCCTCCCAGCACCACCTTCCCTGGGGTGGTGACTTCACACTGGGTACCCGGGGTACCCTCCCGCTAAATACGTCCCGCACGCGTATCCACATGCCCACTTCCACCCCCAACCCCTACCCTCTACCCCAGACGCAGTACAACCCCACGTTCGACACGATGAGTAAACCACCTCGCCGGGTGATGTCCCAAGACCAGCTTCTGGCGCTGGGGGAGGGGAACACTCTCTCACGCCTCTCCAAGAACCAGCAGCATCAGTACTACAAACCCATGACCACCAGCAAGAGCTCCAACACCCAGACTTTACGCAAGTCTCATGAACGCCTCCTGGTCTCTCCAGACCGCCTGGAGGAGCGAATGATGGTTGATTACAGTGGGATGGTGCCCACCATGTCTCGTCTCACGCACCACCAGAAAGCGCAATCCCAGCAGAACGTGTGCGTGACGCCTTCGCTCGACCGCCATCACATGATAAAAATGAATTCGCACCCTACCTCCGGCCGCGAGCAAGACCACACGGTCGCCACCATGTCCTCCGGCCATGGGGCCGGGACTTTGGGATGGGGGGAGGTCCACGGCTCCGGAGGAGGACCCGGAGCGATGGCGCACAGTGCTCGCCGGATGGCCTTTGCGACGAAACGCCAGAACACCATCGAACAGCTGCATTTCCTTCCCGGAGGAGGTGGGGGAGGGGGCGCAGGGGGTGGTGGAGGTCAGGCGCTGAGGACGGGGAGCAAGAACGAAGTAACCGTGTGA
- the znf865 gene encoding zinc finger protein 865 encodes MFQFGKYPMDILEMLSGHQAHQFKGLGLERQLQHQQQVQLQHQQQLQQQQQQQSEASGGLLSGLGLGSLQGSRSNAFADSSSLFAKMSAPPPPLPQQTQSSSSQSTRKSSKMSSSSGSGSSASGYPQFLRTFHPAEAALAQEQLHSGMGRFDFAGGSTGGGSGVIGGVVTSAPPPPPLHPGLSVPQPSPGPSSSSPSPSSSTTTSNNPPSSSSSVAGLVGAQSDARSLHQQFSCMLAANQYLFSGVPTNASLEQFLVQQGPHNHLGLADSNTGLAPPPALHPSHTHGHPTPQPQQQQQQLPPHALSHPHSHAHPHHPLHPAPQPSPLGGFDFQGIPVLSSNQLASLMQQEAGLPLPLPLHLSIPKDDGKGDSGSGAGGSGGSGSRRKKAMAGYLPQRKTENNSNSSTSSANCHASSGAHGHDGSSGLVGGGGGVGMRGLGGDPSSILSSSTPSSSSSTVSSSSSSAPSSNSASVLVSNISQNPKPENQQSMTPNITQPEQEPLFHCGECGKSFTHLPSLRRHIRCHEQDGGGPNSSTNTNPSHQHQSDLPHSTQDGISQNAHHQHENTDPMSSTCSSPDKSYCCNECGKGFKKRGHLLQHGVIHSGARPYACSVCERSFNRRESLTRHEKIHEEKPYRCPACGRCFRESTSLLNHAASGNCGKPGRRSRSSDGSSISSVEGKVESDFSGGQMDDTKELVFCKNEDGTAMSCDSMYSQGRSVNQNPVGKTEEKYNPEYSRDPYQTSYRVDDYRRQQANPSSYSGDSCSNSMSSPALRKAPLAPTLHPHPQNQQHHHQPQSHLPLSSLLDDSEDEVTSSAMSAIAAAAAASVLPAEMNNTGGREERRDIIGGLLGGLGFGSMGASSSTSAGNGGNEECLSGSMIPLSHPTQQQQQQQQQQQPNSQNANNPNAKPKRPRKPRQKREPRPGGAPGEGVKRRRSNGAAGDGSERPYLCTVCGRGFSRRETLRRHERVHTGEKPFHCDICGKDFREPFHLTKHQTVHSGEKNYKCTLCGKDFGYAQSLKRHEKLHLRGDFKPRRSKTKSAANQGAPANQDQPDQTNQTNPGAYYSYSQDKVQGSNASTSNQPPPKLYTCEICWKSFRHHFHLTAHHQAIHEHGGEKLFSCEVCGKAFSYSNSLTRHRLSQHGLTRTGPTTQPTGSESIGTAPSVSESEAATNALLHITPESGSHGVQQPHSTIALTQHPQPAGYSPLFYTPESGHHSSNVTSHPQHLHYSNPTMGPLQLQQPISGKQLIYSGVPSNTVHSTPPHIHISPPQHTQHHQQQHPFSMQSQHLQQSPQAQGDGTQRKKKKKKKKYKLASSMQLMAGFSAYEIARRHMYLKRKKCRLQQQLKRKKWIAQLKWAKFTGGGLGLNVGGGTWRVGRLRFRGLRSLIVPLKSYSCPVCPFTTFSSSITLSVHRVTRHPPRKHGRQTRLRCIVCGKRSRRLLTALRHRAHHLSQGAFSCSRCPSRFWNGTLLQRHRFACRRVSRGIKMSIKGTNVQKAEDQTERSTVVTGYRH; translated from the coding sequence ATGTTCCAGTTTGGAAAGTACCCTATGGACATTTTAGAAATGCTAAGTGGACACCAGGCTCACCAGTTCAAAGGACTGGGGCTGGAAAGACAACTGCAGCACCAACAGCAGGTCCAGCTTCAGCACCAGCAGCAGcttcaacagcagcagcaacaacagaGTGAGGCATCTGGTGGCCTCCTGTCTGGGCTTGGTCTCGGTTCCCTTCAAGGATCTAGAAGTAATGCATTTGCGGATTCTTCATCCTTATTTGCCAAAATGAGTGCACCCCCTCCACCTCTTCCACAACAAACTCAATCCTCATCTTCACAAAGCACACGCAAATCAAGCAAGATGAGCAGCAGCAGCGGGAGTGGCAGTTCTGCCTCTGGGTATCCACAGTTCCTACGCACATTTCACCCTGCTGAGGCTGCTCTAGCGCAGGAGCAACTTCACTCAGGAATGGGGCGTTTCGATTTTGCTGGAGGAAGTACTGGAGGAGGCTCTGGGGTAATTGGAGGAGTTGTAACATCAGCACCACCGCCACCACCCTTGCACCCTGGCCTCTCTGTTCCTCAGCCATCTCCTGGGCCATCCTCGTCTTCGCCCTCCCCTTCAAGTTCAACCACCACTTCTAATAATCCCCCCAGCAGTAGCAGCTCAGTGGCTGGATTAGTTGGAGCCCAGTCTGATGCAAGAAGTTTACACCAGCAGTTCAGTTGCATGCTCGCTGCAAACCAATACCTGTTTTCTGGAGTGCCCACAAACGCCAGTTTAGAACAGTTTCTAGTTCAGCAGGGTCCCCATAATCATCTCGGCCTTGCGGATTCAAATACAGGTCTTGCTCCACCTCCAGCCCTCCATCCTTCCCACACCCATGGCCATCCAACTCCCCAGCCccagcaacagcagcagcagctacCACCTCATGCGTTGTCCCACCCTCACAGCCATGCGCATCCACACCATCCTCTACACCCTGCCCCCCAACCTTCACCTCTTGGTGGTTTTGATTTCCAAGGTATTCCTGTTCTTTCATCTAATCAGCTGGCTTCTCTAATGCAACAAGAAGCAGGCCTGCCTTTGCCACTCCCACTCCATCTCTCCATACCAAAAGATGATGGGAAAGGAGATAGTGGATCTGGGGCTGGAGGAAGTGGAGGTAGTGGCAGCAGGAGAAAGAAAGCCATGGCTGGCTACCTGCCCCAGAGGAAGACAGAAAATAACAGTAACAGTAGTACAAGCAGTGCTAACTGCCATGCCAGCTCTGGGGCACATGGTCATGATGGGTCCTCTGGTCTtgtgggaggaggtggaggggttGGTATGAGGGGTCTTGGTGGTGACCCCTCCTCCATCCTCTCCTCGTCAACACCATCCTCCTCTTCTTCAActgtctcctcctcctcttcctctgccCCATCTTCAAATTCTGCTTCTGTGCTGGTATCCAATATCTCTCAAAACCCCAAGCCCGAAAATCAGCAATCAATGACTCCCAATATCACACAGCCAGAGCAAGAGCCTCTCTTTCATTGTGGAGAGTGTGGCAAGTCTTTTACCCACCTCCCAAGCCTTCGCCGACACATACGCTGCCATGAACAGGATGGTGGTGGTCCCAACAGCAGCACAAACACAAACCCAAGTCATCAGCATCAGTCAGATCTACCCCACTCAACACAAGATGGAATTTCGCAAAATGCTCACCATCAGCATGAGAATACAGACCCCATGTCTTCCACTTGCTCAAGTCCAGATAAGTCATACTGTTGCAATGAATGTGGAAAGGGGTTCAAGAAGAGAGGGCACCTTCTTCAGCATGGCGTTATCCACTCTGGGGCTCGTCCATACGCCTGCTCTGTCTGTGAGCGTTCATTCAACCGCAGAGAATCTCTCACTCGACATGAGAAAATTCATGAAGAGAAGCCCTACCGCTGCCCTGCTTGTGGCCGCTGCTTTAGAGAGAGCACTTCCTTGCTTAACCATGCTGCATCAGGCAACTGTGGCAAGCCAGGGAGGAGATCCAGAAGCAGCGATGGTAGCTCAATAAGTTCAGTAGAGGGCAAGGTTGAAAGTGACTTTTCAGGTGGACAAATGGATGACACAAAAGAATTGGTATTTTGCAAAAATGAAGACGGCACAGCGATGTCTTGTGACAGTATGTATTCACAGGGAAGAAGTGTTAATCAAAATCCTGTGGGCAAAACTGAAGAGAAGTATAATCCTGAGTATTCAAGAGATCCTTACCAAACTTCCTACAGAGTCGATGACTATCGTCGTCAACAGGCCAACCCATCATCCTACTCTGGAGACTCATGTAGCAACAGCATGTCGAGTCCGGCCCTCAGAAAAGCTCCTTTAGCCCCCACACTTCATCCACACCCTCAAAATCAGCAGCACCATCACCAACCGCAGTCTCATCTGCCTCTCTCCTCTCTTTTGGATGACTCTGAGGATGAAGTCACCAGTAGTGCCATGTCTGCCATTGCTGCAGCTGCTGCCGCCTCTGTCTTGCCTGCTGAGATGAACAATACTGGGGGACGAGAGGAACGGAGAGACATTATCGGAGGTCTGCTAGGAGGGCTTGGCTTCGGGTCTATGGGTGCCTCTTCATCTACATCTGCAGGAAATGGCGGGAATGAAGAATGCCTGAGTGGTTCAATGATACCTTTATCTCACCCCAcccaacaacagcagcagcagcagcagcagcagcagcctaACTCACAGAATGCCAACAATCCTAATGCCAAACCCAAGCGGCCACGGAAGCCCAGACAGAAAAGAGAGCCGAGACCTGGTGGGGCTCCAGGAGAAGGAGTGAAACGTCGGAGAAGCAATGGTGCTGCTGGAGATGGTTCTGAAAGGCCTTATTTATGCACTGTTTGTGGGCGGGGCTTTAGCAGACGTGAGACCTTGCGTCGGCATGAACGCGTGCATACAGGGGAAAAGCCATTTCATTGTGACATCTGTGGTAAAGACTTCCGGGAGCCGTTTCACCTTACCAAACATCAGACTGTTCACTCGGGGGAGAAGAACTACAAATGCACCCTTTGTGGAAAAGATTTTGGATATGCACAGAGTCTGAAAAGGCATGAAAAGCTGCATCTACGGGGAGATTTCAAGCCGAGGCGGAGTAAAACCAAATCTGCTGCAAATCAAGGGGCACCCGCTAATCAAGATCAACCTGATCAAACCAATCAGACCAACCCTGGCGCTTATTACTCCTATTCTCAGGATAAAGTTCAAGGATCTAATGCTAGCACAAGCAACCAACCCCCTCCTAAGCTATATACATGTGAGATTTGCTGGAAATCTTTCCGCCATCACTTCCACCTGACTGCCCATCACCAAGCCATTCACGAACACGGAGGGGAGAAACTGTTTTCGTGCGAAGTGTGCGGTAAGGCGTTTTCCTACTCCAATAGCCTGACCAGACATAGATTATCTCAACACGGTTTGACTCGTACTGGGCCAACGACACAACCAACAGGAAGTGAATCTATTGGAACTGCCCCATCTGTCTCCGAGAGTGAGGCTGCAACCAATGCACTCCTTCATATAACACCCGAAAGTGGAAGTCATGGAGTACAACAGCCCCATTCAACCATCGCTCTCACGCAGCATCCTCAGCCTGCTGGTTATTCTCCGCTCTTCTACACTCCAGAATCAGGACATCACAGTTCAAATGTGACTTCACACCCCCAACATCTGCACTACTCAAACCCCACTATGGGTCCCCTCCAGCTTCAACAACCAATCAGCGGGAAGCAGCTAATTTATTCAGGGGTTCCAAGTAACACTGTTCATTCCACTCCACCTCATATCCACATTTCACCACCCCAGCACACTCAACACCACCAGCAACAGCACCCCTTTTCGATGCAGTCTCAACATCTACAGCAAAGCCCTCAGGCCCAGGGAGATGGCACccagaggaagaaaaaaaaaaaaaagaaaaaatataaactgGCTAGTAGCATGCAGTTGATGGCTGGATTCAGTGCTTACGAAATTGCCAGGAGGCATATGTATTTAAAACGAAAGAAGTGCAGGCTTCAGCAGCAGCTAAAGAGGAAGAAGTGGATAGCTCAGCTGAAATGGGCCAAGTTTACTGGAGGAGGGCTTGGTTTAAATGTAGGTGGAGGCACATGGCGTGTAGGGCGGTTAAGGTTTAGAGGCCTGCGTTCTCTCATCGTTCCCTTAAAGTCATACTCTTGCCCTGTCTGTCCCTTTACCACTTTCTCAAGCAGCATAACTCTTTCAGTGCACCGTGTGACCAGGCATCCGCCAAGAAAACATGGCCGTCAGACTCGCCTGCGCTGCATAGTTTGTGGAAAACGTTCTCGAAGGCTACTGACAGCTCTCCGTCATCGGGCCCACCACCTGTCTCAAGGGGCATTCTCTTGCTCTCGATGTCCCTCTAGATTCTGGAACGGCACCCTCCTGCAGCGCCACAGATTTGCTTGTCGGCGTGTCAGTAGAGGAATCAAAATGTCAATAAAGGGGACTAATGTTCAGAAGGCAGAGGACCAGACTGAAAGATCAACAGTTGTGACAGGTTACAGGCACTAA